The genomic DNA GTCCTTTGAGGTATTTGGGCGTCCTTTGAAGTATTTGGGCGTCCTTTGAGGTATGTTGGCGTCTATTGAGGTATTTGGGCGTCCTTTAAGGTATTTGGGCGTCCTTTGAGGTATTTGGGCGCCCTTTGAGGTATTTGGGCGTCCTTTGAGGTATTTGGGCGTCCTTTGAGGTATTTGGGCGTCCTTTGAGGTAATTGGGCGTCCTTTGAAGTATTTGGGCGTCCTTTGAGGTATTTGGGCGTCCTTTGAGGTATGTGGGCGTCTATTGAGGTATTTGGGCGCTCTTTGCGGTATTTGGGCGTCCTTTGAGGTATATGGGCGTCCTTTGAGGTTTATGGGCGTCCTCCGAAGGTATTTGGGCGTCCTTTGAGGTATTTGGGCGTCATTTGCGGTATTTGGGCGTCCTTTGAGGTATTTGGGCGTGCTATGAGGTATTTGGCCGTCCTTTGAGGTATTTGGGCGTCCTTTGAGGTATTTGGGCGTCATTTGCGGTATTTGGGCGTCCTTTGAGGTATTTGGGCGTCCTTAAAGGTATTTGGGCGTCCTTTGAGGTATTTGGGCGTGCTTTGAGACATTTGGGCGTCCTTTGAGGTATTTGGGCGTCCCCCGTAGGTATTTGGGCATCCTTTGATGAATTTGGGCGTCCATTGAGGTATTTGGGCGTCCTTTGAGGTATTTGGGCGTGCTTTGAGGTATTTGGGCGTGCTTTGAAGTATTTGGGCGTTCTTTGAGGTATTTGGGCGTCCATTGAGGTATTTGGTCGTCCTTTGAGGTATTTGGGAGTCCTTTGAGGTATTTGGGCGTCCTTTGAGGTATATGGGCGTCCTTTGAGGTATTTGGGCGCCCTTTGAGGTATTTGGGCGTCCTTTGAGGTATTTGGGCGTCCTTTGAGGTATTTAGGCACTCTTTGAGGTATTTGGGCGTCCTTTGAGGTATTTGGGCGCCCTTTGAGGTATTTGGGCGTCCTATGATGTATTTGGGCGTCCTTTGCGGTATTTGGGCGTCCTTTAAGGTATTTGGGCGTCCTTTGGGGTATTTGGGCGTCCATTGAGGTATTTGGGCGTCCTTTGAGGTGTTTGGGCGTCCATTGAGGTATTTGGGAGTCCTTTGAGGTATTTGGGCATCCTTTGAGGTATTTGGGTGTGCTTTAAGACCCGACCCGAAACTCAGGAGGAtataaaacaactaaataaaaaaatgagaaaacaaaatcGCTCCCTGCTATTCGCATCCATAGCCTGAACTCCAGAGTCATCTCGCTATTTTCATCCGGCTATTTTTAGAGCGTGCAAAGGGCAAGGCGGCCGCGCCAGGACTAGCCACTGCCATGCCTCGGAGCTCATGAAATGCACGAGATCATTCCGTCGCGGCCGCTGCGTCATCGCGGCCGCTGTCGCCATCATCAGTAATGACGTAGAGTGGTGTTGTCGTCTTTACTTGAgtcttgttatcgttatcgttatcgtcgttCTCGGCgctatcatcgtcgtcgtcaaaatcattaccatcatctcgaATGTTATCGTCCTCAAACTCATCGCCACAACCATCACTGTCAacctcatcaccaccgccaccacccatcatcatcatcatcatcatcatcatcctcgtacTCCGAGACCCGCCCCCCTGCTCCTACGCCCCTCGGCGACCCGGGCTGAGGGCCCAGTCGTGGGCGGAGGGCGTGGTGCCAGCTCCCGGAGGGCCGCGGCTGTCCTTGGGCGCAGCACCCTACTTCGTGTTATGTATTCATGCATTATCTGAACCATTTCAAATTCGTCATGAACTT from Penaeus chinensis breed Huanghai No. 1 chromosome 30, ASM1920278v2, whole genome shotgun sequence includes the following:
- the LOC125041067 gene encoding uncharacterized protein LOC125041067 — encoded protein: MGGGGGDEVDSDGCGDEFEDDNIRDDGNDFDDDDDSAENDDNDNDNKTQLFYILLSFGSGLKAHPNTSKDAQIPQRTPKYLNGRPNTSKDAQIPQWTPKYPKGRPNTLKDAQIPQRTPKYIIGRPNTSKGAQIPQRTPKYLKECLNTSKDAQIPQRTPKYLKGRPNTSKDAHIPQRTPKYLKGLPNTSKDDQIPQWTPKYLKERPNTSKHAQIPQSTPKYLKGRPNTSMDAQIHQRMPKYLRGTPKYLKGRPNVSKHAQIPQRTPKYL